The Collimonas sp. PA-H2 genome contains a region encoding:
- the dnaG gene encoding DNA primase, with protein MIPQSFIQDLLNRVDIVDVVGKYVQLKKGGANLMGLCPFHNEKSPSFTVSPTKQFYHCFGCGAHGTAIGFLIEYSGLGFVEAVKDLAQGVGMVVPDNDDKIPPAQRAEYQAKSLALSDAMSSACDFYRQQLRNAPNAVDYLKRRGLTGEVAAKFGLGYSPDNWDSLRQVFPDYEVTALVEAGLVIDRTDEEGHNRKRYDRFRDRIMFPIRNTKGQVIGFGGRVLDSGEPKYLNSPETPLFQKGSELYGLFEARQAIRDAGYVLVTEGYMDVVALAQLGFPQAVATLGTACTPTHVHKLLRQTDHVVFSFDGDRAGRKAARRALDACLPHATDNKIIKFLFLPQEHDPDSFVREMGAEAFERQIHDAMPLSQFLLNEVTSETDLSTSEGRARAQYDAKPLLQLMPPSSLRLQIVRGLAQLTQSTPSEIESLFELSKPIAAARRAPPRSNRQAPVGLERQIIRLLVAHPAFASELDDAALDAVANFAPDRAEMLARLITASHEMGDQANFATLAEHLREGGEDFETLIAEIAAESESETEAARLELAGAIRQTKMKILKDELDQLAATGLGSEEARNRYRELMQKQEQLRREAESEMNLR; from the coding sequence GTGATCCCGCAATCGTTTATCCAGGACCTGCTCAACCGCGTCGATATTGTCGACGTGGTGGGCAAGTATGTGCAGCTGAAAAAAGGCGGCGCCAACCTGATGGGCTTGTGCCCTTTCCACAACGAAAAATCTCCCAGCTTTACGGTCAGTCCTACCAAGCAGTTCTATCACTGCTTTGGCTGCGGCGCCCACGGTACGGCAATCGGTTTTCTGATCGAATATTCCGGCCTAGGCTTTGTCGAAGCAGTGAAAGACCTGGCGCAAGGCGTAGGCATGGTGGTGCCGGACAACGACGACAAGATTCCGCCTGCACAACGGGCTGAATACCAGGCAAAAAGCCTGGCCTTGTCAGATGCCATGAGCTCTGCCTGCGATTTTTACCGGCAGCAGCTGCGCAATGCGCCGAATGCCGTCGACTACCTGAAGAGGCGCGGCCTGACCGGTGAAGTAGCGGCCAAATTCGGCCTGGGATATTCCCCCGACAACTGGGACAGCTTGCGCCAGGTATTTCCCGATTATGAAGTCACGGCGCTGGTCGAAGCCGGCCTGGTGATCGACCGTACCGACGAAGAAGGCCATAACCGCAAGCGCTACGACCGCTTCCGCGATCGCATAATGTTTCCTATACGCAACACAAAGGGACAGGTGATCGGCTTTGGCGGACGCGTGCTGGACAGCGGCGAACCGAAGTACTTGAATTCGCCGGAAACACCCCTATTTCAAAAGGGTAGCGAGCTGTACGGCTTGTTCGAGGCCCGCCAGGCAATCCGCGACGCCGGCTATGTGCTGGTGACCGAAGGCTATATGGATGTGGTGGCGTTGGCGCAACTGGGATTCCCGCAGGCGGTAGCCACCTTGGGAACCGCCTGCACGCCGACCCATGTGCATAAGCTCTTGCGCCAGACCGACCACGTCGTATTCAGTTTCGACGGCGACCGCGCCGGCCGCAAGGCTGCGCGGCGCGCGCTGGATGCGTGCCTGCCGCATGCCACCGACAACAAGATCATCAAGTTCCTGTTTCTGCCGCAGGAACACGATCCCGACAGCTTTGTGCGGGAAATGGGAGCGGAAGCGTTTGAACGCCAGATCCATGACGCCATGCCGCTGTCACAGTTTTTGCTGAACGAAGTAACAAGCGAAACCGATCTGAGCACATCCGAAGGACGTGCGCGGGCGCAGTACGATGCCAAGCCGCTGCTGCAGTTGATGCCGCCCTCCTCGCTGCGATTGCAAATCGTGCGCGGCCTGGCCCAGCTGACGCAATCGACGCCTAGCGAAATAGAATCGCTGTTTGAACTGAGCAAGCCGATTGCTGCTGCGCGCCGCGCGCCGCCGCGCAGCAACCGCCAGGCGCCGGTAGGGCTGGAACGGCAGATTATCCGCCTGCTGGTGGCGCATCCGGCTTTCGCCTCGGAACTGGACGATGCAGCGCTGGACGCAGTCGCGAACTTTGCCCCGGACCGCGCGGAAATGCTGGCGCGCCTGATCACCGCCAGCCACGAAATGGGCGACCAGGCAAATTTTGCAACATTGGCTGAGCATTTGCGCGAAGGCGGCGAGGATTTTGAAACGCTGATCGCGGAAATAGCGGCGGAATCGGAATCGGAAACGGAAGCCGCGCGATTAGAACTGGCGGGCGCGATTCGCCAGACTAAAATGAAGATATTGAAGGATGAACTTGATCAGCTGGCAGCGACCGGATTGGGCTCGGAAGAAGCCCGCAATCGCTATCGTGAATTGATGCAAAAGCAAGAACAGCTGCGCCGCGAGGCCGAGAGCGAAATGAATTTGCGCTAA
- a CDS encoding GatB/YqeY domain-containing protein — protein MGLKEQITEDMKAAMRAKETAKLGAIRLITAAIKQKEVDERIELGDTHVLAIIEKMIKQRKDSISQFEAGGRQDLADIEKAELAILSTYMPAGLSEAEIQAEVAAAISASGAAGPQDMGKVMAIVKPKLAGRADMGAVSALIKAALSQA, from the coding sequence ATGGGCTTGAAAGAACAGATTACCGAAGACATGAAGGCCGCGATGCGCGCCAAGGAAACTGCAAAGCTGGGCGCCATCCGCCTGATCACCGCAGCCATCAAGCAAAAAGAAGTCGATGAGCGTATCGAACTGGGCGATACCCATGTGCTGGCGATCATCGAAAAAATGATCAAGCAGCGCAAGGACTCGATCAGCCAGTTTGAAGCCGGCGGCCGCCAGGATCTGGCCGATATCGAAAAAGCTGAACTGGCGATTCTTTCCACCTATATGCCCGCTGGTCTATCCGAAGCGGAAATCCAGGCTGAAGTTGCCGCCGCCATCAGCGCCAGCGGCGCAGCCGGCCCGCAGGACATGGGCAAGGTCATGGCCATAGTGAAACCGAAACTTGCCGGCCGCGCCGACATGGGAGCGGTTTCGGCACTGATAAAAGCCGCACTCAGCCAAGCCTGA
- the rpsU gene encoding 30S ribosomal protein S21, producing the protein MTTIRLKENEPFEVAMRRFKRTIEKTGLLTELRAREFYEKPTAERKRKLAAAVKRHYKRIRSQQLPKKLY; encoded by the coding sequence ATGACCACAATTCGTCTTAAAGAAAATGAGCCCTTCGAAGTTGCGATGCGTCGCTTCAAGCGCACTATTGAAAAAACAGGTCTGCTGACTGAGTTGCGTGCACGTGAATTTTACGAAAAGCCAACAGCTGAGCGCAAGCGCAAGCTGGCAGCTGCTGTGAAACGTCATTACAAGCGCATTCGTAGCCAGCAATTGCCGAAGAAACTGTACTAA
- a CDS encoding Wzz/FepE/Etk N-terminal domain-containing protein, with protein sequence MPNNFSNNNNSGQIEDAELIELSAIWTSIKRRWVLLLVCIVVAIAAACGLWSITPPQWKASATLQIGQLPVNPTTLIESTAQAAERFNQRQLQDQALVSAGLPLDESTDSRTRLLRKTLKATPGKNTNFVDVTVTAFSQENAKNYLNAAILALIKMHDDRLAPLIKNLDDRLAVNSRQMTEAEAEKVRVEATLKSASASGNGIKFEPSVLASNIASKQDELIRGLTVERAALVDLHTKTNTFPTMVVDAIYAPAGPASPKLSIFLVIGLILGALIGVVLAVFLDRNRPKTSR encoded by the coding sequence ATGCCAAATAATTTCTCAAACAACAACAATTCCGGCCAAATCGAAGACGCTGAGCTGATTGAGCTCAGCGCAATATGGACCAGTATCAAACGGCGTTGGGTACTGCTATTGGTATGCATTGTCGTTGCGATCGCCGCGGCATGCGGACTCTGGAGCATAACCCCCCCACAATGGAAAGCCTCGGCAACCCTACAAATTGGTCAACTGCCAGTTAACCCAACCACTTTGATCGAATCGACAGCACAAGCAGCAGAACGCTTTAATCAGCGCCAGTTGCAAGATCAGGCTCTGGTCTCGGCAGGTCTGCCGCTGGATGAGTCCACAGATAGCCGCACGCGCCTCCTGCGCAAAACGCTTAAAGCGACACCCGGAAAAAACACCAATTTTGTGGACGTTACAGTTACAGCCTTTTCCCAGGAAAACGCGAAAAACTACTTGAACGCAGCAATACTTGCTTTGATTAAAATGCATGACGACCGCCTGGCGCCGCTCATTAAAAATCTCGACGACAGACTTGCCGTCAATAGCCGCCAGATGACGGAAGCCGAAGCAGAAAAAGTACGCGTTGAGGCCACTCTGAAAAGTGCCTCTGCTTCAGGTAATGGGATTAAATTCGAACCAAGCGTCCTCGCAAGCAACATTGCATCCAAGCAAGATGAGCTAATTCGCGGTCTGACAGTCGAACGCGCGGCATTGGTAGATCTGCATACAAAAACCAACACTTTCCCAACCATGGTCGTCGATGCCATTTACGCTCCCGCAGGCCCCGCCTCCCCGAAATTGTCGATATTTCTCGTCATCGGCTTGATACTCGGAGCACTTATCGGGGTCGTACTGGCTGTGTTTCTGGATCGCAATCGCCCCAAGACATCACGCTAA